One Dysidea avara chromosome 8, odDysAvar1.4, whole genome shotgun sequence genomic window, ttgtagtgatactattttaaaccaaataaccactaaTAAGTAACCTAAGGTGTAATaaaaaacacttagacatataggttgagAATGtctgaggcatcttttcatgcagttaaAATGTACggtgtagaaaaacaatccccacattgcaaaaattatGATTTAGTCATGTccagtaactgaactatgcaacgctgactcactcaattcttttcaCTTTACAACAATGCCTATAGCCTAACTAAACCAACTTGTTAAACTGTCGGCTCTATTCAAACCCAttatgcaaaactttaagcagctttATATAaattcgaggctacctaggtccagtcatggattttttctcctttctccaacttttcaaacacaccttaagtagttaaagtctaagtagctaaagtctttgagcaggctgtaggaccaggtgtcctacagaccttcagcacttgtgctgtaaagcattaataaaataaCCAAAGGGAACcgatgctttgtaactgcctcagtatcaaaggcagttgtggtcagggctatacatgaatatagccttgtggtttcctttgaattgaggtgtcaaagtggtatatagctagctatcagaGGAAGGCGGACACATTTTAAGCACTATGTAAAATCATTGCTTTAAGTACATAGTTCCATCTGGTATTTCACGTAAGCCTCAATAGACCCAATACAAATCTAGTAAAcggtggggttgaatggggttcaCTGGATAAATGGATCGGGTTTAGTGTAAGTTTTAAGATGGTACGtttgatttttaaaaaactcTTTGGTTTATGGCGTGTCATGTATATCATGTGCAACTACCTCAGCCCTTCGCATGCCATACGAAGCAGCAATAAACATTGCATGGCAACTCTGTCATAAGCTTAGTGTTCTTCAGCATGCTATAAATGAACCAttgtataatttattttagcagCGCTTGAATcgtgtccaccctcctctggcTAGCTGCATCACAGCAGAAGTAGCTAGTTATTGGCACAAGTCTAGGCAAAGCTGAGGACGAgtgttagctagctaataacTAACATAATAATTCTACGACTGCTGTGATCCAACTGCCTTATATTCAAGTGCTAGCTGAAAGACTGTCGGTACTTTGATGCGCATGGCCTCGCTGATATACAGCCAAGAACGACTGtgactgctgtgatataactggcaAATAAACGACTGTAAGAACCTTGATGTATATGGCTTTAAATTGCATTTTGATTGTCAACACTACAAGTTTGGTGTGTTAACCCCTCAGCTACTGGAAAATATGCATGGTAGACAATACTACCACAAAGTATAGTTTCACTGGAATATAATATTCTGTATTCACCCTTTAATGCTTCCAGGTGAAGTATAATCTAGTGGGATTGTTGATTATGTAAGCTTACGTACTGTTAATGGTGTGGTAAATATAGCGCCGCTAATTTTATTAACTTAGCTTTGTAGGCGCGTTTATACATTTTGCGAAGTAATTGTGGGCTGGTACCTTAGCAGGCTGGTACAATGAACAGTAATGTTTTAGTGTTGTTTGGTACATTTGTAGCTGTGCTTGGCAACAATGAGCACAAGAGTGGCTCTCATCGAGGATATCCTCCGATTTCCTTCACCTGTCCTCCGCTACCTCCACTGGAACGGCCAGCAAGAAACGTCTACGAACTACGACCGCAAGATATTAAAGTAGCAATGGCTTTAGGAGACAGTATTACTGCAGGTAAAGATTTCTTTTAAAAATTTGTGTTAGCTAAATTGGTAGTTAACCTTTGACTTTTGAGTTGCGATTAAACTGAGCAAACACGTGATTACACTTTTATGGAATAAAGGGCGGATTAGGTCAGTTTTGTCACATGCTGTTGCATAGACAGTTTCTGCTGATAGTCAGCACCTAGTTGTCGTTTTCTATATTTTGTGTGTTAGGTAACTACACTCCAGTGTCCGAACCAATAGCTAACATTTGTGTTCAAATGGCATGATGGCATTGCATTTTCGTCCTATATCTAGAGTAGCTAGTTAGATGTGATATTGCAGTGTGACATTAAAAAAATTAACTAAGGCTTTTGTACAGGGTAAAGTATGTGCTTCATTTTTCATTAGCCACCCATAGTATGGTACGGTACCTGCCACAGATAATTGCTCCATAGTCTGGTGGCACCTGCCCCTTTGCATAAAAGAGGAAGCTAGGGTCTGGCATTACGGAGTTGTAACAAAGGAATGTAATTAATTAATCTCATTGCAATAATGGTGGCAAGAATGGCACGACTAGCTATAGCACCCATACAAAGTAAGCAGTTCTTGAATCTGgttagtaaaaaaaaaaccGGCTGCTAACACAACCAAAAGTACTTTCCATATTCTTTAGGTAGTATCATGAGTACTATACATCAGTTCCAATTACAACACTCTTTGCTACCTCCATCTTTAGAGCATGCACCCTATTGTCGACTAGAAACAGCCTTTAATcttaatgcattttcaagaGACTTCGTGACAAAATCTTCCACACATTATGTATTTCTACAGCATCTATGGTAACTCCAAAACAAATGTCACAAAAATTTTGTTATTACCAATAGCACAATCTGGTTGGTATTACCTGTTTTCTGTAACAACAAATTTTGAATgttagagtgaccagaccctttctCATTATGCAAAAGGGTGGGCACTGCCAGACAAGAAAAATGCTACAATCAGACTTTTTTGGCAACCATAATCAGTCCACCCAGACCACATTTGGTCATTCAAAAGTGGTCCTGGCCTGAGCATTCTGTCCAACCAGATTATCATTAGTCTTGTTATTATCATGTgcaacatgcatacatgcacagcAAGGTAGTAGCTGTATACTTCACTTGACTGTATATAACATTGACACTATCGTGTTATATTGTCCTCATGTGGTACTATAGACTGTTTTACTATCCCATGTGGTGAGCCTTAGATGTCCTAACATATTAAGATACTGATAGCTAATTTggtaactgtatacatgcatactgcataatattatgtatcttGGTTGCCCAGATTAGGTTTAGTTTCTGCAAGGAGTGAACCAGTCCAGTAGTATCCAAaccaattaattttgttgatccAACATACGTAATAGAAACATGAGAGCATTATATGTAATCTACTTTCTGATTGCATAACAAAAGCTGATTTTTGTACATGCATTGACTTGAAGTCTAGTAGAGGTAAACCATCCcaacacaaaaaaaaataacCTGCCAGAAACCTTTGAGGTAGTTTATTGTAATGCCAGAAGTCGGAGTAACCACTATAATATGATCACTCTTTAAATTATCTTCACCTATCTTATGAATGCCAATTACTGTATTGTAGCAGTTTAGCTATCCAAACATCATTTGTGACTGTAAAGAGAAAACGTAATTGCATGATGCTTGCAGAATGTTTGTGCAATCACTGTAGTATGTGTAAACCCTGAGAGAATAGCTAAAAATAAAATCTCAAGAAAATTAATTATGAATTTTCCTAACTTGTAAATAGACCAAATCGCACATGTCTGTTCTTGACACTTTTATTGTCACCATTAATCATGTTTTTGCTAAAATGTTACAGGGTGTATACTTTTGTGGCTTCCCCTAGAAAATGTATGGGCAAATCTTTGGATTagccataaatattgtgtcagacatttgaataaAACAATTTTGaagggtcaagcagtactacaaatgagccaaatttctaGAAGTCATGTTATTCCATccttgagttattaaatgtattTGAGGGTTCAGTTCAGTGCGTACATACTACATATCTATAGGCTTATTGGTATAACTAATAAGGCACTTTATGATGTTAAGGTAATACTATCACTATAGTGTTTATCAAATAGTGATATGGAATTTGGAGCCAAATTTTGTTTCCCTTAGCTCAATTTACATGAATCACTTAGTACAAAAATTCTGCAATCTAATCCCAATAGTAAACAGCCATTCTGGTATGGATTGTAAcagggttgaaactgggtcaggtCAACTGGTCACATTTTATCGTATACAATTCAGATATCATTGTCATGATGATTGATGAAAGCATAAATCCTAAAGATGTTTAGAAATGGATCATTGCTGCCAAGTATATTTGAAGAAAATGAAAGGAAGTAGAGCATAGCAgaggcgtagccaggattttcttGAAGGGGGTTTGGATTTGAAGTGGCAGGTCTTTAGGGGGAGGCCTGGGTGCTCCCCCTAGACCACGTTTGAACATAAATGGTGCatcacaaaatgtgcccttaggcagtaacattaaaatttAAGGTGCTGTttgctaaaacctacacactgctgtttatgcagcttataaacctattgtagctaatactaacaatcttcacttccagacaacaTACTGccgacagccaacttcaatttctcCAGCACAGGGAAACCCTCCTCCACACTGGAGCCACTTAGTTGGCAATACCTTCTTCTCGGCCGGTCCTCCAgttgatggtcagtaacttcagacttggctcgTACTCCAATGTATTTGAGACATCATGTGCccgcaacatgtgacaaataaacaaaccattcatcaggtaaatatacatcaatgatTCACATTTTGTGCTCATCTGTAACATGCATAACACGACCACTTAAGTTTTTTCGCAGCTGCTGCCTtataatatgtctcaaccaactAACAGTCTTCGTCATTTCCAATGTTGCATCATGTGCGCAACTGATCATGTGACGCAATGGATCTCAATGATTCGCAATACAGCATTAATGCAATGcaaccctcaagagtagtacagaagagcgccagtgtgcaagtagctaccagACAGCTCCAGAGCTGTAAcatttgatgtgatttttaatttaaaaaaattctgcctctgaaagggggggtTCATCCGAACCAtctgaaccccccctggctacgctcTACAGTTTCCAATCaagtaatatatgtgactgcttTGACTGTGTATGTTATATACTTATATTGAAAGTTAACCATCTACATTATATCATTCTAACTCTTACTACTTTTAATGATCACTCATTAGGAAAAAGAATAATAATACAGCATGAAATATGCTACAAGCCATCTAGTTGAAGGCTTGAAGCCACCCCTGGTTTTTCACTGCTGTGTTACTGTTTGGTTAATATATAGCTTGAATTCTACCATTTGCTCTTACAATGTTATGACACAGTAATCCCTTTATACCTGGACTAAGGTCAATGATGCTGACCTGCACAGTTTCAACCCTAAATTGGTATATGCaatgattaataattatatCTCATAATTTGTAGGATTTGGCATTATGGGAGTACATGATGATCCAATCCTTGATCTATTTGAGTACAGGGTGAGTAAAAAAATGGATTAATCGATATAATGATTGCATTGTATATGAATATACTGTATCAGTTTTATCAGCTATCCACAGTCTAGTGCACAAAATGTAAATTTGATAAAATTTGTTGTAATTGGGAAGAGTAAATTAGCAATGAACTTATTTGGTTGTATTTTATCAAGTGAAATTTGTTTTACCTTAATTTTCAGTGAAAAGGTTCATAGCAGTTACTGAGTTCTTGCTGGAGGCCTATCCCATTTTttgtcatatatatatacaattattAAATGAATTTTACCCACCAAGTTATGATCTCTATTGTCTCTGATGTTTGTGATTTTACTGTGTTGTTAGGGCAAGTCATTTTCCATTGGTGGTGATGCTGGCGCTAACACTATTGCCAGTTGGTTGAGGAATTATAACAAGGATTTGGTCGGGATGAGTGTTGGCTCTCACGTTGCTGAGGTTGGTGCTTATAATGGAATACTATACAACAAGGATGTCAGCGTAGGTGTGACAAGTGAGAAAGAACCTCACTACTATTTGGCAGAAGTTAAATTAAATTCTAAattaaatcatacagtacagtagtactgtatagctattagggatcatgaagaactgggcttttctaGCTAAAAATATCACtctaaaatcagcctcaatttccaGCTTGGCaacattggttaggcacagccaagcccaaaagtgtgttcagaccaaccccaaacccttctattgaatttaaaaatatctatttaacagaattttatgctgactgcctaactaactaactaactaattaactgatgcctccagccaagcatagctCAGCTatgataaggctacgggctgagtgcgatttcttcactgttcgatgtgaTGACATCGCTTTGttctgagatgtgccttttcaccaactggagtatgtacaatacacgcatcatggactttcctttgtcctcttttgtgttccagttcttttcgctgacaacatTTGTGATAAATGATgcagcttccctgtggctgtgttggctattatgcttatcgCCTGTATTTTCCGCAGTGActtgattgattgcagagatgcttctcgtactgttcttcggTTGTAACGTCGTGTAATGGgggagcatagctgaaaacaaagcataatggccaacTCCTTTCCATTACGTAATTGATTGCTGGGACATGTGTTCTGACACAAAATAACTTTCATGGcatggtgccattctttcttttaatccGGCATGTGCTGGTTcatttgttataattattaaaaagtaaacaaacgaGTAGAAGggaaattaaaaattttaaggatcaaagaaaaaaggtcaagggaatagctaaaaagggtggtgaaacaaggaaggtcgcctatacctgcagatgtactagtagACATCCCTAATTCAGCCATAGTTAATTATATACTAAactttagggatttaatgtccactagtatatctacaggtataagcaaccttccttgtttcaccacattttaactattcccttgtttcacaattgATCCCTattccaacttaaaatttttaatgtttCGTTCTActtgtgtaattttttttattacataTATTGTAAGCATTCTTCATGCTGTGTTTCATTTATAATGAACTCAAATGATAAGATTTAATGCTGGTTTGCTTTCATGTGTTACATATCTCAACCACTGAACACTACTAATGCCTTACtaataatttttcaaaatttccctcCAGATAACATtgcaaaatgaaaaaaattacTTGAGAAATACCCTCCTCAGATTTTCTAGACTTAGATGCCGCCATTGGAAACATTTGGTGTATTTGAATCTCTCAAGCCTTACCTCTTTCGCTTATTCTCTGATTCTCCCTATTACATAGATCCACAGATACACCATGTATTATGATATACTCTCTTGTCTATTTCTTCTGTGTACAGCTATGCTATGGAGAAATCTGTTCCCCTGATCAATATCATCCTGATAAAGATGTACTAAATGCTGCCCAGAGTGGAGCAATGATACCCAACTTGGTGAAACACGAATTGAAATATTTATTGGAACAACTGAAAAGGGTATTAGTGTTTGTAGTAGTGTAggtattgtactgtacattgaCATTATTGCATTTAATAGAACACCAAGATTGACATGGAAAATGATTGGAAACTGCTAACAATACTTGTAGGAGCTAACGATGTTTGTTTGGGGTAAGACAATAAGTAACACAGTCTTATGCCACCAGATTgtgaatatacatacatacatacagatgtTCAGGTGATGTACCATACCTAACTGCTGATGACTATGAGAAGTACATGACAGAATTGATGGAAgagatacataataatattcCAAAAGTGTTTGTCAACTATATGTTGCTATTCAACGTGTCTcaggtatgtatgtgtgtaataaATAGATGTTTGTACCACAGCACAATAAAAAATACAAGTATGTTGATGTTTAATTTAATTAAAGTTTGTGTAAGTTATAAAGTATACACACGTAGTACCCACAACGCTAAGGAAACATCAAAAATTGCTATTGGGAATTGTAAACTGAAGtggtcaaaataaaattttacataacatgAATTATTTATTATAACAGctaaaaacagctaaaaatcaaCTCCATGTCATTTTGGTAGTCCTAGCTTAGTCAAACCAGTTGGTTGAAAAACCTTGTTGACAGCCATCATTTCTTGCCCTATgtaaaaaatacatgtattttgtactaAATACAAAAATGCAAAAAAGCGAGCATTAGCACCCATAATCTCTACAGGACTACACAATTCTGCCTGAAGTAATGCTCTAGCCTTACCGTACTAATATTTATAAACTAttgattacaacataatatGTGCCCCCATGCAATTTATATTGGAGAATTACTCAGGTGGGAAAACCCCCAAAAAGCGAGCTGTTACCCTCAACCAAATtcactaaatttggtatcattataatattatgtgccaACACTTGCTGATTAAGAATCTGCCCAAAGTAAATGCCTAATGAATTATGATACTGAGTTACATTGTAAAACATATGAAAAACAGAGTTTTCCTGCTGTTTTCAGTATTACGTATCTGAATGTATAATTTGGCGATACAAGGCTCTATCCTGCCTTTTCTCTTGGTCACTTCACAAACTCCTATATATCACTTGATTTGCCATTGATCAAGGGTTATGATGAGCCATACCAGATCTCCGTAAATTAAAGTATGCGGAAGTTATGGTGCTGTGTTTAATAGACAGTGTCATTTTTGTGTATATTTTATGTTACGGATTTTTGTAATATACAGTAATGTTTTTTTATGGTTTGTCACGTTTCCTTGGTACTGGTGAGCAGCACAAATCAGCCACAGTACAGGTAACACTCTAATCTTTACTATTAATTTTCGTTAGCATTAACTGCAAGAATGCAGAATACCATAAGATTTTGGTGgaagaaaattttgatgaactGGATTCAATCTGTCAAAAATTTCTTGTCAAACTTTTTAGAGAACTGAACAGCGAGGATGCAGTATGACACAAGCATATTCACCCAAAtagctattatcaagagttaataatagagtctccactattattaactcttgctattatgtTTTCTGGCCAAATTGTctcccaccaaaattttgtattgtatgGTAGTAGAACTGCTAATAAAACACTTTCTTGTCAATTTTTGCATGATGGTTCATTTTGGCATATcatgcagtatggtagtactgtacattagggatcatatagtcaaaaaaaaattgaccagaaaccagctagTGTCACAATACTATACATTcatgacaccttggcagtattggttaggcataaccaaacCCAAACATGCCTTCGCTATGAAGCAAAATGGCTTCCTGTAGGTTGCcgcaaaaaatttttttaaaggaAATtgtctactgcctgcctgactgattgattgactgactgatgccttcagcttgttacacagcattacaaatgaaaacctctgcaatcaatccagtcactatcaAATATGGTTCCTATTACAAACataaggaagccatcacgtactactatgaattgacaccttgagctgtTAGTGgtgagaaatgggacacaaaataGTACAAATGTACCATGATGTGTGCAGTATACATgttaaaaggcacctgtcaggctgcaGTGACTCAAACCTGTAGCATTAGCGAGTTAggaaacaaagcgtaatggccacttcactctATGGTAATTggtagttggggcatgcatttagatgaaaacaataagtctggcaccattctttcttttgattcagtatgcgcaggttcaccagtatggtataaaaaagtaaacaaacaagtacaaggaatttaaagttcgattagggattatagaaataaaaattagGGAAACAATGGAGGTCACCCACACATGAATATTTACtggtggatatttaatccctaattcagttgtgagtatagactgaattagaaTGGATTAAacattcactagtatatcttcaggtgcagATGACCTTGCTgctttcactgctttttatttctatgatctaaTCAGACTAATTTTTctaaaatatgtatatatataatagtggTTACATTTGAGTACTTCTATGTTTTCAGTAATGCATATGTACTCATTTTGTAGGGAGAAATgttgggtctgggaaaactggtcttatcgtcCATGACAGTATTTTTGATTTTTCACTACAAATACAAAGCAACTATTAAAttacacaatcaaaatcagctgaCTTGAGTGTTCTCATTTTCCCAAGTGCAGTGGCAATCCATATGAGCAGTCCTTGGGCCCTAACGGAGCTCTGGCCAGGCAGTAATACTGGTTTTCCCAAACTAGTAAACTTAGAAAGTAAATTGTGACCAGTTCAGCCTGTAAAACTAATAGCTTTTGACTTCACTGTATAACTTATCACCTTGACACTTTTACAGACATATGGGAAATGATGCATGTTCAATCTGACTAAATATAATTTCAACAGATAGGACAGAAAAgaaaatatgtaatagttgtttaAGTTGGCATTCTGGAAAAACTAAAAGTCTATAGTTTTTGAAGAGCTGATGTCTACAAATTTTGTGTTAACTTTttaaccattaattttagtatcTATATATTATATTTTTGACTTAAACAGGTTTATGACATTAGCATGAAATCAGATTACTGCAAAGACGTTCATAGAGTGTTGGGAATtgagtgtgtctgtgtgtttgaAGGAGGTGAAAAAACAAGGTATTTTTGTTATTACTGAATAAGTAAATAATACTGATGCACTGCTTTTAAGGGTGGAAGTTGGTGAACTTACAAGACAATTCAATGACAGAGCAGTAGAGGTAAGAATAGAAactatattataattatgtgaataTATGAGATATACTTCATTATTCATGGATGTAAGTTCTATGGATGCAGTTGTTCAGCTTACAGCTGTGACTTACAGTTTCATTCCTTTACAAACAGGATGTTatgttatgtacagtatgtacatattttGAGGGATATAGTTTGCTCATGAATGGATTTGAACAGTTTTATACATTACACAACCTGTTCTGTTTTATAACACCTGAGAAGTAGCTACAAGCATTTGAAGACAAACAATTCCTGGACACCCAAGCAACTACAAATCCacaaattgtatgtatattatgttgCTATTGCAATAGGGTTTACATTTTTCTATGAAAGCCAAAGAACAGTCTCATCTTTCCTTCACAACAATTTGGCAGCATTGGTTGactaaaatcaagcccaaacatgctATAGTAACCAAAATGCTTTTGATAAAATTTACTTACTACAAAGTGAAAATAAATTTGCTAAATTTATTTTTCAACTGGTGCCAGAGCATCAGAGTATATGTATATAGGGTGTGACCATTGAGGCtagagcctcaccacttttatctgaaacagaaaaaaaacaaactttCAAACTCGATTAAGCCAGAACTTTAGAGTAGTGAACATACAATATTTAGCATGGGTACAATTTAGAGAAACAAACACTTAATATAACCTGTCTTTCACCTAATCCAGCTCATGTCCATTCTGTCTGCATTGAGTacctataaaaataattaccatCATAATTCGTTTTAGCTATTTCTCTTTGTGGCTAGTTAGTTTGGAAACATTTCTTACAGTTTATCTAATAAACTCAAATGGTCAGGTTTAAGAGTTAAACAATTATTATGGAGGTGGTTTTTGGTTAGTGGTCAGTTTATCACTAACAATGAACACTTGTCAGATAGCTAGTTAGCACTTTGCACACAGTATTATAGCCTAACTATGACTCTTCTTAAAATTTTCTAACATTTTCCTTGGGGAGCATGCCTCCAGATTCCCCTACACTAGCTGCCTTTGGCAATGGTAACATTAGCACTGAGCcaccttaccactttcacttttactctgacatCTCTGCAAGCATGACTTGATGGCTACACTAGAAGATGTACCTAACAATCACTTATACCGTAAACAAAGAGTATAGGAACTAACATCAGAGATAACAGTCAAAGTGATACTactataatgtgtgtgtgtgtaaggaAAAATGTGACTCCATATGTGAACTTTAACATGTTTAGGGATGCGgtgattatgctagcataatttcaggaataataggtatgtgtgggaatcaggaattatggtagcattttgaggtgattataaagctttaacagtaggaaaatctgcagttTGCACCATATaccaattgagatactctaatagagcagtcagaaactctaatagaacagtcactgaatattatttactctaataaagcagtcacattgaaagaaatactctaatacagcaaccagctaaagaattcaagactatttgaagcttaaacatcaatgaaaatggtctgatacatcAATAAACctgcattattagccaattatggtggcataattttaggaataatgggcaattctcaaaagcataatagataatttttttagcactgctcaaaagcataatactCAAGTTTTGGAGCATAACAGCCTCATGCCTAAACATGTTACACTTTTAGGTTGCTAAGAAATTTGCTGGAAAGTATGATGATTTTGCAGTTGTAATTCAACCTTGTGTAGCAGATGGTACAGCGGCCACTTTAACACCTGAAGTAATATCTACAGTAAGGATATTAAATTTATTGACTTTTGGTAATACTGTATCTAAAGGTTGATTGTTTTCATCCATCACTTTTGATGCATGAGCTAATGACCAAAGTGTTGTGGAATAATATGTTTACTCCATCAAGTGGGAAAGATTCTACATTCAACTTTTCAGCACCTTTGAAATGCCCAACTAATGAAACACTACTATATACAAACTGAAAGGCCCTTtagtttgtatatatatataatgtgtgcgtgtatgtgtgtgcttgGTGTATACATACATCCATGTGTTGCTATGTAAGCACTCGTGTGTGTTGTTCATGCGTGCTATAATTTTTATGCATTTCTTGGaattattatattgtatatatgtatttacTTGATATAGTAGATGCGGAAATTTCTCTACTGTAAAAGGTTCGGATTGGCATTTGCTTGTCATAAATTTAATTTCACAGGTGCTGCTTGTACCTTGATTTGTATTCATGAAATTCTGACTTATTTAGTGGTTTGGTATGGCTTAGATTGTTAGACTTTATAAATACTTTTGTGTTATTTATTTTTCCGTGTGTTTATACTAATAACAGAAGTGTTGGGGTATATGATATCTAATGAAATGGTCCAAGAAAATCAGCACAAAAAATTGTTTTATGTGTGAAACAGGGGCATATTTTTCAAAGGGAGTTTCCAACAGCAGCACTAAAAATTAATGCAGATGTGGAAAAATCTTATTTGGAATGTTATGACTTTTTAGAGTGCTTGGCTGCAGCTAC contains:
- the LOC136264342 gene encoding phospholipase B1, membrane-associated-like → MNSNVLVLFGTFVAVLGNNEHKSGSHRGYPPISFTCPPLPPLERPARNVYELRPQDIKVAMALGDSITAGFGIMGVHDDPILDLFEYRGKSFSIGGDAGANTIASWLRNYNKDLVGMSVGSHVAELCYGEICSPDQYHPDKDVLNAAQSGAMIPNLVKHELKYLLEQLKRNTKIDMENDWKLLTILVGANDVCLGCSGDVPYLTADDYEKYMTELMEEIHNNIPKVFVNYMLLFNVSQVYDISMKSDYCKDVHRVLGIECVCVFEGGEKTRVEVGELTRQFNDRAVEVAKKFAGKYDDFAVVIQPCVADGTAATLTPEVISTVDCFHPSLLMHELMTKVLWNNMFTPSSGKDSTFNFSAPLKCPTNETLLYTN